In one window of Tissierellales bacterium DNA:
- a CDS encoding site-specific integrase yields MAGYLRKRGNKWYYSFEAANVNGKRIRVERVGGSTKKEAERSLNAALHEYHNSGLLFEPSEVSVSDYLHYWIDNYAKVNCKPNTIISYSRIVDKHLIPALGFYKLKSLTPATLQELINKKYLTGISKNYLGNIFAVLNSALKYAVYPCSFIRDNPMQYVSMPRYEHSKIVENKKMISIDTFNTIIERFPVGTTFHIMLMIGFYTGCRIGEVCSLTWDDVDFVNRTIDINTSLLKINKNWYFGSTKTKSSVRTITIGNTLINALKEQKAWQDENRKVYGPHYIEQYEFKEVDGDNILRRIR; encoded by the coding sequence ATGGCTGGTTATTTAAGAAAAAGGGGTAATAAATGGTATTATTCTTTTGAAGCTGCCAATGTAAATGGCAAAAGAATTCGTGTTGAACGTGTCGGTGGATCTACAAAAAAGGAGGCAGAGCGTTCTCTCAATGCAGCACTCCATGAGTACCACAATTCAGGTTTACTGTTCGAACCATCTGAGGTTTCGGTATCTGATTATCTTCATTATTGGATTGACAACTACGCTAAAGTCAATTGTAAACCAAATACTATAATTAGTTACTCTCGTATTGTAGATAAACATCTCATTCCGGCTTTAGGTTTCTACAAGTTAAAATCGTTGACTCCTGCTACTCTTCAGGAATTGATTAATAAAAAGTATCTAACGGGGATAAGTAAGAACTATCTTGGAAATATCTTTGCTGTTCTAAATTCTGCACTAAAGTATGCTGTCTATCCTTGTTCTTTTATACGAGATAATCCTATGCAATATGTTTCTATGCCTCGCTATGAACATAGTAAAATAGTTGAAAATAAGAAGATGATATCCATAGATACTTTTAATACTATAATCGAAAGGTTTCCTGTTGGAACTACTTTTCATATAATGCTTATGATAGGATTTTATACTGGATGTCGAATAGGTGAAGTATGTAGTTTGACATGGGATGATGTAGATTTCGTAAATAGAACGATTGATATAAATACTAGTCTTTTGAAAATCAATAAAAACTGGTATTTTGGCTCTACAAAGACTAAATCTTCTGTGAGGACTATTACTATTGGTAATACTCTAATCAATGCTCTAAAGGAACAAAAGGCGTGGCAAGATGAAAATAGAAAAGTATACGGTCCACATTATATAGAACAATATGAGTTTAAAGAAGTTGATGGTGATAATATTCTTAGACGAATTCG